The sequence below is a genomic window from Oligoflexus sp..
ACCGGCGAAGAGCTGGATGATGAGTTTATCCGTACCGTCATGGAAAATGCGTGGCATGGTGCCGCCACGCGGCCTTTCAGGAGTTCATAATGCCTATCAAGCAGATTATAAATAAAGGTGCGGACGGACGCCCGTTGGCGGCTGTGGCCAAGGTGTGGACCGACGACATTGATGACAGCGCCCTGGATCAGCTGCGGACCTTGGGAACGCTGCCTTTTATCTTTAAGCATGTGGCGGTGATGCCGGATGTTCATGCGGGCAAAGGATCGACCATCGGCTCGGTGCTGGCGACCAAGGGCGCGATCACGCCCGCGACGGTCGGTGTGGATCTGGGCTGCGGAATGTCCGCCTATAAAATTCCTGGACTCAGGCCGGAGCAGCTGGAAGGACGATTGCCCAAGGTGCGGCGGGCTATTGAAAAGGTCGTCCCAGTGGGGCAGTCCGTTCATAAAGGCAACGCGGGCATGCGCATGCTGCAGCGCGAGGAAACCGAGTCGTGTTTGAACGGCAAGCAGGAGGTCCTGGATCGCGCGCGCTCCTTTGTCGGCAACGATCGGCATCTGGGTGGACTCGACAAGGTGAGCACACAGATGGGCACGCTCGGCGGCGGGAATCATTTTATCGAGGTTTGCGTGTCCAAACAGAATGAGGTCTGGCTCCTTCTGCATTCGGGATCACGCGGCGTCGGCAATATGATCGCGCAGCATCATATTAATCTGGCCAAGGGTCTGATGAAAAAAGCCTTCATTGATCTGCCGAACCCGGACCTCGCCTATTTTTTGGAAGGCAGCCGGGAATTCGATCACTATATCCGCGACATGCTCTGGGCCCAGGAATTTGCCTACCTGAACCGTCGCTCGATGGGCCGCCTGGTTTTAAATGAGCTGATCGAGATCTTTGACCTGCGCGATGGCAAGGGTTCACGGCTGAAGGCGGAGTCGATCGAATTCATCGACTGCCATCATAATTATGTGGCCCGCGAGCAGCATTTTGGTGAAGACGTGTGGGTGACCCGGAAAGGGGCCGTGCGGGCCTTTGCCAACGACCTGGGGATCATCCCTGGGTCCATGGGGGCCAGATCCTTTATCGTGAAGGGTCGCGGGGAAGCGGAATCCTTCTGCTCCTGTTCGCATGGCGCCGGTCGGCGTCTTTCGCGAACCAAGGCCAAGGATCTTTATACGGAAGCTGATCTGAAGCGCCAGACGCAGGGTATTGAATGCCGGAAGGATGCTGGCGTTTTGGACGAGATACCGGCGGCCTATAAGAATATTGATGAGGTCATGCAGAATCAGAGCGATCTGGTCGAAGTCGTCGAGGAGCTGCGGCAGGTGGTTTGCGTCAAAGGCTAGGACGATCAGGAAGCGCGGCGCAGGCTTTTCGCGTCCAGCCGGTTGCCGATGCTGTAGTAAAGCCTTGTCGCGGAAGGATCGTCCCGAACATTCAGACTCTGAGCGCTCAGATCGAGTTCCGTGAAATCCTTCCGATGGGTCGCAGGAAGGCTGCGGA
It includes:
- a CDS encoding RtcB family protein, yielding MPIKQIINKGADGRPLAAVAKVWTDDIDDSALDQLRTLGTLPFIFKHVAVMPDVHAGKGSTIGSVLATKGAITPATVGVDLGCGMSAYKIPGLRPEQLEGRLPKVRRAIEKVVPVGQSVHKGNAGMRMLQREETESCLNGKQEVLDRARSFVGNDRHLGGLDKVSTQMGTLGGGNHFIEVCVSKQNEVWLLLHSGSRGVGNMIAQHHINLAKGLMKKAFIDLPNPDLAYFLEGSREFDHYIRDMLWAQEFAYLNRRSMGRLVLNELIEIFDLRDGKGSRLKAESIEFIDCHHNYVAREQHFGEDVWVTRKGAVRAFANDLGIIPGSMGARSFIVKGRGEAESFCSCSHGAGRRLSRTKAKDLYTEADLKRQTQGIECRKDAGVLDEIPAAYKNIDEVMQNQSDLVEVVEELRQVVCVKG